One Symphalangus syndactylus isolate Jambi chromosome 20, NHGRI_mSymSyn1-v2.1_pri, whole genome shotgun sequence DNA segment encodes these proteins:
- the SLFN11 gene encoding schlafen family member 11 isoform X1 — protein MAANQYPLVVEPSYPDLVINVGEVTLGEENRRRLQKIQRDREKERVTRAACALLNSGGGVIQMAKKVEHPVEMGLDLEQSLRDLIQSSDLQAFFETKQQGRCFYIFVKSWSSGPFPEDGSVEPRLCSISSSLHRRSETSVRSMDSREAFIFLKTKKRNAKILEEGPFHKIHKGIHQELPNSDPADPIFQKDYLEYGEILPFPESQLVEFKQFSTKHIQEYVKNTISEYVPAFANTKGGYLFIGVDDKSRKVLGCAKENVDPDSLRRKIEKAIYKLPCVHFCQPQCPITFALKIVDVLKRGELYGYACMIRVKPFCCAVFSEAPNSWIVEDKYICSLTTEKWVGMMTDTDPDLLQLSKDFECQLSLSSGPPLSRPVYSKKGLEHKKELQQLLFSVPPEYLQYTPESLWRDLTSEHEGLEELIHEQMQPFFRGILIFSRSWAVDLNLQEKPGVICDALLIAQNSTPILYTILREQDAEGQDYCTRTALTLKQKLVNVGGYTGKVCVRAKVLCLSPESSAEALEAAVSPMDYPASYSLAGTQHMEALLQSLVIVLLGFRSLLSDQLHCEVLNLLTAQQYEIFSRSLRKNRELFVHGLPGSGKTIMAMKIMEKIRNVFHCEEKRILYVCENQPLRNFISHKNICQAETRKTFLRENFEHIQHIIIDEAQNFRTEDGDWYGKAKTITRRAKDGPGILWIFLDYFQTSHLDFSGLPPLSDQYPREELTRIVRNADPIAKYLQKEMQVIRNNPSFNIPTGSLEVLLEAEWSQGVQGTLQIKKHMTVEQIMTYVADTCRFLFERGYSPKDVAVLVSTAKEVEHYKYELLKAMRKKRVVQLSDACDMLGDHIVLDSVRRFSGLERNIVFGIHPRTADPAILPNILICLASRAKQHLYIFPWGGH, from the exons ATGGCGGCAAATCAGTACCCCCTGGTGGTGGAACCATCTTACCCAGACCTGGTCATCAATGTAGGAGAAGTGACTCttggagaagaaaacagaagaaggcTGCAGAAAATTCAGAGAGACCGAGAGAAGGAGAGAGTTACACGGGCTGCATGTGCTTTATTAAACTCAGGAGGAGGAGTGATTCAGATGGCCAAGAAGGTTGAGCATCCTGTGGAGATGGGACTGGATTTAGAACAGTCTTTGAGAGACCTTATTCAGTCTTCAGATCTGCAGGCTTTCTTTGAGACCAAGCAACAAGGAAggtgtttttacatttttgttaaatctTGGAGCAGTGGCCCTTTCCCTGAAGATGGCTCTGTCGAGCCCCGCCTTTGCAGCATCAGTTCTTCATTACACCGTAGATCTGAGACCTCTGTGCGTTCCATGGACTCAAGAGAGGCATTCATTTTCCTGAAGACCAAGAAAAGGAATGCAAAAATCTTGGAAGAAGGACcttttcacaaaattcacaagggTATACACCAAGAGCTCCCTAACTCGGATCCTGCTGACCCAATTTTCCAAAAAGACTATCTTGagtatggtgaaatcctgccctTTCCTGAGTCTCAATTAGTAGAGTTTAAACAGTTCTCTACAAAACACATCCAAGAATAtgtaaaaaatacaatttcagaATACGTCCCTGCATTTGCAAACACTAAAGGAGGCTATCTTTTTATTGGAGTGGATGATAAGAGTAGGAAAGTCCTGGGATGTGCAAAAGAAAATGTTGACCCTGACTCTTtgagaaggaaaatagaaaaagcaatatacaaaCTACCTTGTGTTCATTTTTGCCAACCCCAATGCCCGATAACCTTCGCACTCAAAATTGTGGATGTGTTAAAACGGGGAGAGCTCTATGGCTATGCTTGTATGATCAGAGTAAAGCCATTCTGCTGTGCAGTGTTCTCAGAAGCTCCCAATTCATGGATAGTGGAGGACAAGTACATCTGCAGCCTGACAACCGAGAAATGGGTAGGCATGATGACAGACACAGATCCAG aTCTTCTACAGTTGTCTAAAGATTTTGAATGCCAGCTGAGTCTATCTAGTGGGCCTCCCCTTAGCAGACCAGTGTACTCCAAGAAAGGCCTGGAACATAAAAAGGAACTCcagcaacttttattttcag TCCCACCAGAATATTTGCAATATACTCCAGAGTCACTCTGGAGGGACCTGACCTCAGAGCATGAAGGACTAGAGGAGTTAATACATGAGCAAATGCAACCTTTCTTTCGGGGAATTTTGATCTTCTCTAGAAGCTGGGCTGTGGACCTGAACTTGCAGGAGAAGCCAGGAGTCATCTGTGATGCTCTGCTGATAGCACAGAACAGCACCCCCATTCTCTACACCATTCTCAGGGAGCAAGATGCAGAGGGCCAGGACTACTGCACTCGCACCGCCTTAACTTTGAAGCAGAAGCTGGTGAACGTGGGGGGCTACACCGGGAAGGTGTGTGTCAGGGCCAAGGTCCTCTGCCTGAGTCCCGAGAGCAGCGCAGAGGCCTTGGAGGCTGCAGTGTCTCCGATGGATTACCCTGCGTCCTATAGCCTTGCAGGCACCCAGCACATGGAAGCCCTGCTGCAGTCCCTCGTGATTGTCCTACTCGGCTTCAGGTCTCTCTTGAGTGACCAGCTCCACTGTGAGGTTTTAAATCTGCTCACGGCCCAGCAGTATGAGATATTCTCCAGAAGCCTCCGCAAAAACAGAGAATTGTTTGTCCATGGCTTACCTGGCTCAGGGAAGACCATCATGGCCATGAAGATCATGGAGAAGATCAGGAATGTGTTTCACTGTGAGGAAAAGAGAATTCTTTACGTTTGTGAAAACCAGCCTCTGAGGAACTTTATCAG tCATAAAAATATCTGCCAAGCAGAGACCCGGAAAACTTTCCTAAGAGAAAACTTTGAACACATTCAACACATCATCATTGACGAAGCTCAGAATTTCCGTACGGAAGATGGGGACTGGTATGGGAAGGCAAAAACCATCACTCGGAGAGCAAAGGATGGCCCAGGAATTCTCTGGATCTTTCTGGACTACTTTCAGACCAGCCACTTGGATTTCAGTGGCCTCCCCCCTCTCTCAGACCAGTATCCAAGAGAAGAGCTCACCAGAATAGTTCGCAATGCAGATCCAATAGCCAAGTACTtacaaaaagaaatgcaagtaaTTAGAAATAATCCTTCATTTAACATCCCCACTGGGTCCCTTGAAGTACTTCTTGAAGCCGAATGGTCCCAGGGTGTTCAGGGAACCTTGCAAATTAAGAAACACATGACTGTGGAGCAAATAATGACCTATGTGGCAGACACCTGCAGGTTTCTCTTTGAAAGGGGCTATTCTCCAAAGGATGTCGCCGTGCTTGTCAGCACTGCAAAAGAAGTGGAGCACTATAAGTATGAGCTCTTGAAAGCAATGAGGAAGAAAAGGGTTGTGCAGCTCAGTGATGCATGTGATATGCTGGGTGATCACATTGTGTTGGACAGTGTCCGGCGATTCTCAGGCCTGGAAAGGAACAT
- the SLFN11 gene encoding schlafen family member 11 isoform X2, with the protein MAANQYPLVVEPSYPDLVINVGEVTLGEENRRRLQKIQRDREKERVTRAACALLNSGGGVIQMAKKVEHPVEMGLDLEQSLRDLIQSSDLQAFFETKQQGRCFYIFVKSWSSGPFPEDGSVEPRLCSISSSLHRRSETSVRSMDSREAFIFLKTKKRNAKILEEGPFHKIHKGIHQELPNSDPADPIFQKDYLEYGEILPFPESQLVEFKQFSTKHIQEYVKNTISEYVPAFANTKGGYLFIGVDDKSRKVLGCAKENVDPDSLRRKIEKAIYKLPCVHFCQPQCPITFALKIVDVLKRGELYGYACMIRVKPFCCAVFSEAPNSWIVEDKYICSLTTEKWVGMMTDTDPVPPEYLQYTPESLWRDLTSEHEGLEELIHEQMQPFFRGILIFSRSWAVDLNLQEKPGVICDALLIAQNSTPILYTILREQDAEGQDYCTRTALTLKQKLVNVGGYTGKVCVRAKVLCLSPESSAEALEAAVSPMDYPASYSLAGTQHMEALLQSLVIVLLGFRSLLSDQLHCEVLNLLTAQQYEIFSRSLRKNRELFVHGLPGSGKTIMAMKIMEKIRNVFHCEEKRILYVCENQPLRNFISHKNICQAETRKTFLRENFEHIQHIIIDEAQNFRTEDGDWYGKAKTITRRAKDGPGILWIFLDYFQTSHLDFSGLPPLSDQYPREELTRIVRNADPIAKYLQKEMQVIRNNPSFNIPTGSLEVLLEAEWSQGVQGTLQIKKHMTVEQIMTYVADTCRFLFERGYSPKDVAVLVSTAKEVEHYKYELLKAMRKKRVVQLSDACDMLGDHIVLDSVRRFSGLERNIVFGIHPRTADPAILPNILICLASRAKQHLYIFPWGGH; encoded by the exons ATGGCGGCAAATCAGTACCCCCTGGTGGTGGAACCATCTTACCCAGACCTGGTCATCAATGTAGGAGAAGTGACTCttggagaagaaaacagaagaaggcTGCAGAAAATTCAGAGAGACCGAGAGAAGGAGAGAGTTACACGGGCTGCATGTGCTTTATTAAACTCAGGAGGAGGAGTGATTCAGATGGCCAAGAAGGTTGAGCATCCTGTGGAGATGGGACTGGATTTAGAACAGTCTTTGAGAGACCTTATTCAGTCTTCAGATCTGCAGGCTTTCTTTGAGACCAAGCAACAAGGAAggtgtttttacatttttgttaaatctTGGAGCAGTGGCCCTTTCCCTGAAGATGGCTCTGTCGAGCCCCGCCTTTGCAGCATCAGTTCTTCATTACACCGTAGATCTGAGACCTCTGTGCGTTCCATGGACTCAAGAGAGGCATTCATTTTCCTGAAGACCAAGAAAAGGAATGCAAAAATCTTGGAAGAAGGACcttttcacaaaattcacaagggTATACACCAAGAGCTCCCTAACTCGGATCCTGCTGACCCAATTTTCCAAAAAGACTATCTTGagtatggtgaaatcctgccctTTCCTGAGTCTCAATTAGTAGAGTTTAAACAGTTCTCTACAAAACACATCCAAGAATAtgtaaaaaatacaatttcagaATACGTCCCTGCATTTGCAAACACTAAAGGAGGCTATCTTTTTATTGGAGTGGATGATAAGAGTAGGAAAGTCCTGGGATGTGCAAAAGAAAATGTTGACCCTGACTCTTtgagaaggaaaatagaaaaagcaatatacaaaCTACCTTGTGTTCATTTTTGCCAACCCCAATGCCCGATAACCTTCGCACTCAAAATTGTGGATGTGTTAAAACGGGGAGAGCTCTATGGCTATGCTTGTATGATCAGAGTAAAGCCATTCTGCTGTGCAGTGTTCTCAGAAGCTCCCAATTCATGGATAGTGGAGGACAAGTACATCTGCAGCCTGACAACCGAGAAATGGGTAGGCATGATGACAGACACAGATCCAG TCCCACCAGAATATTTGCAATATACTCCAGAGTCACTCTGGAGGGACCTGACCTCAGAGCATGAAGGACTAGAGGAGTTAATACATGAGCAAATGCAACCTTTCTTTCGGGGAATTTTGATCTTCTCTAGAAGCTGGGCTGTGGACCTGAACTTGCAGGAGAAGCCAGGAGTCATCTGTGATGCTCTGCTGATAGCACAGAACAGCACCCCCATTCTCTACACCATTCTCAGGGAGCAAGATGCAGAGGGCCAGGACTACTGCACTCGCACCGCCTTAACTTTGAAGCAGAAGCTGGTGAACGTGGGGGGCTACACCGGGAAGGTGTGTGTCAGGGCCAAGGTCCTCTGCCTGAGTCCCGAGAGCAGCGCAGAGGCCTTGGAGGCTGCAGTGTCTCCGATGGATTACCCTGCGTCCTATAGCCTTGCAGGCACCCAGCACATGGAAGCCCTGCTGCAGTCCCTCGTGATTGTCCTACTCGGCTTCAGGTCTCTCTTGAGTGACCAGCTCCACTGTGAGGTTTTAAATCTGCTCACGGCCCAGCAGTATGAGATATTCTCCAGAAGCCTCCGCAAAAACAGAGAATTGTTTGTCCATGGCTTACCTGGCTCAGGGAAGACCATCATGGCCATGAAGATCATGGAGAAGATCAGGAATGTGTTTCACTGTGAGGAAAAGAGAATTCTTTACGTTTGTGAAAACCAGCCTCTGAGGAACTTTATCAG tCATAAAAATATCTGCCAAGCAGAGACCCGGAAAACTTTCCTAAGAGAAAACTTTGAACACATTCAACACATCATCATTGACGAAGCTCAGAATTTCCGTACGGAAGATGGGGACTGGTATGGGAAGGCAAAAACCATCACTCGGAGAGCAAAGGATGGCCCAGGAATTCTCTGGATCTTTCTGGACTACTTTCAGACCAGCCACTTGGATTTCAGTGGCCTCCCCCCTCTCTCAGACCAGTATCCAAGAGAAGAGCTCACCAGAATAGTTCGCAATGCAGATCCAATAGCCAAGTACTtacaaaaagaaatgcaagtaaTTAGAAATAATCCTTCATTTAACATCCCCACTGGGTCCCTTGAAGTACTTCTTGAAGCCGAATGGTCCCAGGGTGTTCAGGGAACCTTGCAAATTAAGAAACACATGACTGTGGAGCAAATAATGACCTATGTGGCAGACACCTGCAGGTTTCTCTTTGAAAGGGGCTATTCTCCAAAGGATGTCGCCGTGCTTGTCAGCACTGCAAAAGAAGTGGAGCACTATAAGTATGAGCTCTTGAAAGCAATGAGGAAGAAAAGGGTTGTGCAGCTCAGTGATGCATGTGATATGCTGGGTGATCACATTGTGTTGGACAGTGTCCGGCGATTCTCAGGCCTGGAAAGGAACAT